In Terriglobales bacterium, a single window of DNA contains:
- the ribH gene encoding 6,7-dimethyl-8-ribityllumazine synthase, translated as MTKKYKPEAPPKAKHPGASGHLDARGLRFGVVVARFNEFITERLLTSALDALRRAGADDHHIELVRVPGSFEIPIAARQLAETHRFDAILCLGCILRGDTTHYEHISTEVTRGIGQSAQETGIPHAYGVLTCDTLEQAIDRAGLKSGNKGAEAALTAIEMASLRKAIRKSGAGHDKRHDFDPATQRERRARPRLNDLHRTVERVLDQHGHPRKRG; from the coding sequence ATGACCAAGAAGTACAAGCCGGAAGCGCCGCCGAAGGCCAAGCACCCGGGCGCGAGCGGCCATCTCGACGCCCGCGGCCTGCGCTTCGGCGTGGTGGTCGCGCGCTTCAACGAGTTCATCACCGAGCGCCTTCTGACTTCCGCGCTGGATGCGCTGCGCCGCGCTGGCGCCGACGACCACCACATCGAGCTCGTGCGCGTCCCCGGCTCCTTCGAGATCCCCATCGCCGCCCGCCAGCTCGCCGAGACGCACCGCTTCGACGCCATCCTGTGCCTCGGCTGCATCCTGCGCGGCGACACCACGCACTACGAGCACATCTCGACCGAGGTCACGCGCGGCATCGGGCAGTCCGCGCAGGAGACCGGCATCCCGCACGCCTACGGCGTCCTCACCTGCGACACGCTCGAGCAGGCCATCGACCGCGCTGGCCTGAAGAGCGGCAACAAGGGCGCCGAAGCCGCGCTCACCGCCATCGAGATGGCGTCGCTGCGCAAGGCAATCCGCAAGTCGGGCGCCGGCCACGACAAGCGCCACGACTTCGACCCGGCCACGCAGCGCGAGCGCCGCGCCCGGCCGCGGCTCAACGACCTCCACCGCACCGTGGAGCGCGTGCTCGACCAGCACGGCCATCCGCGCAAGCGCGGCTGA